From one Callithrix jacchus isolate 240 chromosome 2, calJac240_pri, whole genome shotgun sequence genomic stretch:
- the POU5F2 gene encoding LOW QUALITY PROTEIN: POU domain, class 5, transcription factor 2 (The sequence of the model RefSeq protein was modified relative to this genomic sequence to represent the inferred CDS: inserted 2 bases in 2 codons; substituted 1 base at 1 genomic stop codon) — MAGHRPSTLYPLAGSGGGGPRGPVPLQVDILTWLNTHAAPGRVIVXPEVRXGGPELWGIPXGPLAHKFRGWIAPCRACLGAGEAGAWLRNPSESALLGPYIALQNKLPLPEDVSGIQKELQQLAKELREKRLSLGYSQADVGIAVGALFGQVLSQTTVCRFEAEQLSLANTWKLRPLLGKWLEEVDAENLLGLCKMEMILQQSRKWRRASRERRIGNSLEKFFRRCPKPTPQQISHIAGCLQLQKDVVRVWFYNLSKMGSRPINDASPREVVGAASPPCPGAPVCFPLGLGIPVGIPHYTPLYSAGVAHPSAPGTSLGLPRL, encoded by the exons ATGGCAGGACACAGGCCCTCAACCCTCTACCCCCTTGCAGGCAGTGGTGGGGGCGGCCCCAGAGGGCCAGTGCCCCTGCAGGTTGACATTCTGACCTGGTTGAACACCCACGCGGCCCCTGGCAGGGTGATAGTCTAGCCGGAGGTCC CTGGAGGCCCTGAGTTGTGGGGGATTC CCGGTCCCCTGGCACACAAATTCCGGGGCTGGATAGCACCCTGCAGAGCCTGTCTTGGAGCTGGCGAGGCAGGGGCCTGGTTGCGAAACCCCTCTGAAAGCGCCCTCCTCGGGCCCTACATTGCCCTGCAGAACAAGTTGCCTCTGCCAGAGGACGTCTCAGGCATACAGAAAGAGTTGCAGCAGCTGGCCAAGGAGCTGAGGGAGAAGAGGCTGAGCCTAGGGTACTCGCAGGCCGATGTAGGGATCGCTGTGGGAGCTCTATTTGGGCAGGTGCTTAGCCAAACGACCGTCTGCCGTTTCGAGGCTGAGCAGCTAAGCCTCGCCAACACGTGGAAGCTGCGACCATTGCTGGGAAAGTGGCTGGAAGAAGTGGACGCAGAGAATCTTCTAGGCTTATGCAAAATGGAGATGATCCTGCAGCAGTCTCGCAAGTGGAGACGGGCAAGCAGGGAGCGAAGAATCGGAAACAGCCTGGAGAAATTCTTCCGGCGGTGTCCGAAGCCCACACCCCAGCAAATCAGCCACATTGCTGGGTGCCTCCAGCTGCAGAAGGATGTGGTTCGAGTTTGGTTCTATAACCTCAGCAAGATGGGCAGCCGGCCAATCAATGATGCTTCCCCACGGGAGGTTGTGGGGGCTGCCAGTCCTCCATGCCCAGGGGCACCAGTGTGCTTTCCCCTGGGACTGGGGATCCCGGTGGGTATCCCCCACTATACACCTCTCTACTCTGCAGGGGTAGCCCACCCCTCTGCCCCAGGCACCAGTCTGGGCCTCCCCAGACTTTAG